TGTCACCGTCCAGCCGACTGAAGATCGTGAGCTGGAGATGGTGCAGGGAGAGACCAAGCGCTACACGCGCAAAGGCCCTGCCGCCCCCGGTTTCACCGGCTACGAGGTGCTGCCCACCCTGGCCTCCAAAGCCTCTGCGTATGTGGCGGAAAAAGCCGCTGACGCTAAAGCGGGCAAGCCCTTCTTCATCTACTTGCCCTTCACCTCCCCGCATACGCCGATCCTACCGAATCCTGAATGGCGTGGCAAAAGCGGCCTCAATCAATATGGCGACTTCGTGATGGAAACCGATGCCGCTGTGGGGCGCGTGCTGAAGGCCCTGGACGATAACGGACTGGCCGAAAACACCGTCGTCGTGCTGACCAGTGACAACGGCTGCTCCCCCAGTGCCGATTATCCCGCCCTGCTGGCGAAAGGCCACAACCCCAGCGGCAAGCTGCGCGGTCACAAAGCCGACATCTATGATGGCGGGCATCGCGTGCCCTTCCTCGTGCGCTGGCCCGCCAAGGTCAAGGGGGGGCAAACCACGACGCAACTCACCTGCCTCACCGACTTCATGGCCACCACCGCCGAGATCACTGGCACACGCCTGCCCGACAATGCGGCGGAGGATAGCTTCAGCTTTCTACCCGTTTTGTTAGGTCAGGAGAGCGACGCCCTGCGTCAGAGCGTGGTGCATCACAGCATCGGCGGCTACTTCGCCATCCGTGAGGGGAAATGGAAACTCGCCTTCTGCCCCGGCAGCGGCGGCTGGAGCGAGCCGCGCCCTGGCAAGGAACCGAAGGACGCCCCGAGCGTGCAGCTCTTCGACCTGGAAGCGGATCTCGGTGAGCAGACCAACCTCCAAGCCGAGCACCCCGAAGTGGTGGCCAACCTGACGATGAAGCTCAAACAAATCATCGCCGATGGCCGCAGCACCCCCGGCGATAAGCAGACCAACGACGTGCCCGTGGACATGGTCAAGCCCAGCCCGCCTGCCCCGAAGAAGGGGAAGAAGAAGTAAGGGGGGCTTGGTCATTGGTTCCCCCATGCGGGATCAGGAGGGCGGCTCGTTTGGAGCCCCGGCTTCTGCCCGGACTCTGTGGGCTGTCAAAGTCCCGAACGCTAGAAGGCACGCGGATGAATACACGGATTTCATCTTAGCTGCCGTCACAAGCAGGTAAGAATTCTTCGCTTACTTAAATCATCAGGCCGTCTGCATTCCGCGTTCGACATTCGTCATTTTCCTCTCACCGTTGGGCATGCTCGCGCTCTTCATCCTGGTCCTCGCATTGTGCTTCGGCGTCTGCCAGTGGGCGGCCGGGCGAGCTGACGTGGTGAAGAGCCAAGGCCTCAAAGAACGAGCTCCGACGGCTCATACGGCCACGGAGATGGTCAAGCTTTTCCTGGCTTACGAAGGGGCTCAAGATGTGGAAGTGGTGGAGTATGACGGGGTGGTCACCGACTACTTCGACCCTGCCCGGAGGAAGCTGTTTCTGCGCCCGCGTATTGCCCGTAGCACCTCAATGGGGGCTTGGGCTGTAGCGCTGCATGAGGCTGGCCATGCTCTTCAGACGGATTCGGCTCTTTCCGACCTGAAATGGCGACAGACGGTGATCCGGCTGAATCGGTATGGACCGTTCTTTGCCCTGGTGGCAGCGGGAGGGCTGCTTTTCTTGCGGCTTCCACCGCGCATTGCTGTGCTCTTGATGGTGGCTTGCTGTGTGATTTTCCTGCTCCTGAATCTGGGCACCTTAGCGGTGGAATACAATGCCAATGCGCGCCTGCGCCGCTTCCTGGAAAAGCATCTGGATCGCTACCCCGATGCACTGGATCGCCTGAATGGTTACCTGGGCCGCATGGCCGTGCGCGAGGTGGGGGATCTCATTCAGTCACCACGGTATTTCTTCCTCAGCGCATTGCCCGGTAGCGGTAAGCTACGCCCGACGGTTACGGAGCCAAAAAAAGATGAGGAAACCTAAGCACGAGCTGCTTTCGGATAGACTCTCACGGCCTTTTTCGCGGCGAGCCGTTCCGTAGTGCAATCTTCGCTGGCTTATAAGCGGTGAAGGGCACATGGCCTCGTTAATCATGTTTTCCCCATGGGGCTGACTTTCCCCGAAATCTGGCCCGCCCCTTGCGCTGGAAAGGTTCGCCACGAGAGCGACCGACCCAACCCGCCATGCACGAAGCGCCTTCCCGACATTTTGACATTGCCATCATCGGCGGAGGTTTTGCCGGCGTTTACTGTGCCCAACAGATCTTGAAACGCCTCGGCGGGGAAAAGCTGCGGGTGGGCATCATCGCCAGTGAAAACCACATGGTCTTCCAGCCCATGCTGCCGGAGGTGGTGGGCGGCTCGCTCTCCCCTCAGCATGTGGTCAACCCCATCCGCATGATCTGTGAGGCGGCGGATGTGCTGAAGGGGGAGGTGACGGCGCTGGACCTGGAAAGCCGCGTGCTGACCCTGGATGGCGGGCGCTTCACCCCCAATGTCACCGTCACGTTCGATCACCTCATGCTGGCGCCCGGCGCAGGCGTGGACCTCAGCCGCATCCCCGGCATGTCCGAGCACGCCTACCTCATGCGCACCGTGGGGGATGCCATGAAACTGCGCGCCGCCATCATCAGCCGCATGGAGGAGGCGAATCTCATCACCAAGCATCAGCAGCGGAAGGAGATGCTCTCCTTCGTGGTCGTGGGCGGCGGCTACTCCGGGGTGGAGACCGCAGGCCAGATCCAGGACCTCATCGCCGGGGTGCTGCGGTATTATGATAACATCCGCCCCGACGAGCCCAGCGTCACCGTCGTCCACAGTGGCGAGCGCGTGCTGGGCATGCTGGGGCCGCGCCTGGGGGACTACACGCGGGAGTGCCTGGAGAAAATGGGCGTGAAGCTCATCTTTCAAAAACGCGTGCGCGCCGTCACCGCCCGCACCGTGCAGCTCAATGACGGCACCACCATCCCCACCAGCCTCGTCGTCTGCACCGTGGGTAATGCGCCCAATCCCATCCTGGTCACCCTGGGGGAAAAAGGTCAGCTCCCGCTGGAGCGGGGCAAGGTGGTCGTCGAGGCCACCGGTCAGGTCAAAGGGCTGGACAAGGTGTGGGCGGCGGGAGACTGCGCCTCCTTCCCCAAGGCCGATGGCGGCCTCTGCCCAGAGACGGCCCAGTTTGCCATGCGGCAGGGTGCGCTCATTGGCCATAACATCATCTCCGCGCTGCAAAACAAGCCGCTCAAGCCCTTCAAATTCACCGGTCTCGGCGAGCTGGCCACCATCGGCCACCGCAAGGCCGTGGCCATGGTTCTGGGGCTGCGGTTCTCCGGCCTGCTCGCCTGGTTCATGTGGCGCAGCGTTTACCTCATGAAGCTGCCTGGGCTGGACAGGAAACTGCGCGTGATGGCGGAGTGGACCTTCGAGCTCTTTTTCCCCCGCGACATCAATCTCCTCACCCCCAGCTTCTCCTCCCCGCTGGGCGAGATGCACCTGGAGAAGGGCGACTCGCTTTTCCGCTCCGGTGAGCCCGCCCAATCTCTCTACGCTGTGAAAAAAGGCTGCGTGGAGATCACCGACGCCTCCGGTCAGCTCGTTAAAGCCGCGCGTGCTGGCGAACACTTTGGCGAACGTGCTTTGTTAGGCGATGGCATCTGGCGCTTCGATGCCACGGCCACGGAACCCAGCGAACTCGTGGCCATCGATGGCGATACCTTCAAGACCCTGGCCAACAGCATCGGCTCCCTCGGCTCCCTCTTCCGCTCCACCGCGCAGCAGTATCATCTGCCCGAGGAGATCCTGCAAACCGTCAACGCCATCCCCGAAGCCACCCGCCTCTCCACCGCTGCGGATGTCATGACGCGTAACATCGCCTCCCTCACCTGCACCCAGACCGTGCAGGACGCCGTGGCTGAGTTTCAGGCCCACCCGCACAGCACTTACCCCGTCACGGACGCGGGCAAAGTCATCGGCCTCCTGCGCCGCAGCATCGCCTACGACTGGCTGAAAAACCACGGCCTCACCTGCCGGGATCAACTGCAAGACCTGCCCCTGACCACCCCCTTCTGTGTCCGCTCCGACATGCCCGTGCCCGAGCTGGTGCAGACCCTCATGCGCAGCGGCGTGAGCAAGGCCGTGGTGGTGGACGCAGAGAATTATTTGTTAGGCATGGTCACCGTCTTTGATCTCCTGAAAGGCGCGGCCGCATGAGGGGAACTGGACGATGGATGGTTGAATGGCGGCCCACAGGCGCGGTTTCTGGGGGGGGGAGTTAGGGGCCCAGGCTTCGGCCGGATTCTTCCACCTCTCGCAGCTCCCCAGGTTACGCCTGAAGTCGGGACTCCGAACGATGCGCTGATAAGGATCGTTGGATGAGGGGGATGTATGGATCCTTGGATGCGCAAGCGGCTGCTCAAAGTGGCTCGCACACTCCGTGTGCGAAAAGCCCGGTTCGGCAGGCCAAGCCCAGGCTCCTGATCTCTCCCAACCTGGCATACGCACCCTTGGGGGTCATGGGCTGGGATGCCCCGGTGTGATCTCGGGTTAGGTCAGGCCAGGGTGGGCCAAGTTGGAGATCGATGGGCAGCTCACTCGGACTTCCACGCGGTTTCCCGCACACGGAGTGTGCGGACCACTTGAGGGCCACCGCCTACGTCAGCCATCCACCCCTCCTCTCTAGCGCCTCGTTCTTCGAGTTCGGAGCCCCGGCTTTAGCCGGAATCAGGAGAGCTTCGAAAGCCCCAAGATTTCGCCTGAAGCCTGGACTCCGAACTGGCGATTTGTCCCCAACCCGTTCTCACTTTGATACAGTCGGGCGTTTTGCCAGATTCGATTCTTAGGAAACGAACCTCCGAAATCACGTATGCCCCGCTCCTCTCCCGATGACGACGCTGAGCCTCCCTCTTTTCCAGCCCGTTCTTTCCCTTCCGCCCAGCCGAGGTTGAGGGGGATCGGGGGCGGTCTCGTTCTGGTGCTGATGATGTGCCTGGCCGCCTGCACGGGGGGCAGTGTCCGCCACCCGGCCACACAGCCACCTGTGCCCGCCTCCATCCTGGAGGGGCAGAAGACGATCGAGGCCTCCAATCACCAGCGCACGGTGCACCGGCAAGGCACCTCCGGTTTTGAACTGCTGGCGGATGGGCAGGAGGCCTTCCTGGCGCGTCTGGCGGTGGTGGAGACGGCGCAAAAGACCCTGGATTTCCAATACTTCATCTGGCAGGACGACACCCTCGGCACCGCCTTTGCCGAGCGTCTCCTAGCGGCGGCGGATCGTGGTGTGAAGGTGCGTCTGCTACTGGATGTGACCTTCAAGGCGCAGAGCGAGGTGCGCTCCGCCGTGTTGGCCGCGCATCCCAACATCCAGATCGGCTTTTTCAATCCCATGACGAAGCTCTCCGGCATCTTTGCGGGCAATCCCCTGCCGGTCATCGGTGAGATCGACCGCATGCAGAGCCGCATGCATAACAAACTTTTGATTGCCGATCGTAAGGTCGTCATCGGCGGCGGGCGAAACCTGGCGGATACCTACTTTGGGGTGGACCCGCGGCATAACATGCGCGACCTCGACTTCATCGCCGCTGGGCCCGTGGTGACGGCGGCGGCCAAGTCCTTCGACCTGTATTGGGACTCCCCCCTCACTCGTAAGGGCGACCCGGCCAAACTCACCGCCGAGGATCGCGAAGACCTCCAGGATCTGCGGCGTAAGATCAACCGCAAGAAACGCTTCCTGGCCTGGCGCCGTGAGTTTCCCTTTCCCCTGCTGCTGTCGGCGGAAAAGGCCCGCAGCCTGTTGAGTGACTTTGAGCGCCGCATGGTGTGGGCGGACTATGAATTTGTGGCGGATCCCCCCGAGCGCATGCTACGCCAGGGCCGGGTGTCCTCCCCAGTCTGGCACACCGTGGAGGGAGCGGTGGGCGAGGCCCGGCGGGAGGTGTTGATGCATGCCGCCTACCTTATTCCGCAGGAAGATACCCTGGAGCTCTTCCACCGAGTCACCGACCGGGGCGTGACCTTCCGCATCCTGACCAATTCGCTCGGCTCCATCGATGGGCTCAGCGCCATGTCCGGCATCGCCAACCGTCGCAAGGATGTGCTGGAGGCCGGTATCTCCTTGCATGAGATGGATGCCCACGCCCCCTCCCGCCGGGACTACGTGCGCGCCCGCCGCCTCACGCCCATGGGCATGCACTCCAAGGGGCTGGTGGTGGATGATCACATCTCCTTCGTCGGCTCCTACAACATGGACCCGCGCTCCAAATACATCAATACCGAGACCGGCGTCATCATCGACAGCCCTGTCTTTGCCCAGCGGCTGAAAGCTTACCTGGAGACGGATTTGAAACCCGAGAACTGCTGGCGCATCACCTGTGAAAAAGGCCGCATCACCTGGACCCGCCAGCTCCCCGGGAAGCGCCTAGAGGTGCATCATCATGATCCGCACACCCCGTTCAAGCGCCGCGTCATCTACTGGCTGTTCACCCACCTGCCGTGGGAGGATTTGCTGTAGCCTGAGACGTTTACGCCAACAGCCCCTTCACCACATGACCATGCACATCTGTGAGGCGATAGCGGCGGCCTTGGAACTTGTAGGTCAGGCGCTCGTGATCGATGCCTAGCAGATGCAGCAGCGTGGCGTGGAAGTCATGGATGTGCACGCCGTCCTTCAGGACGTTGTAGCCAAATTCATCCGTCTCTCCGTAGATCGAGCCTGCCTCGACTCCGCCCCCCGCCATCCAGGCCGTGAAGCAGCGTGGGTGGTGATCGCGCCCAAAGTTCTCACTGATCTTGCCTTGGCAATAATTGGTTCGGCCAAACTCACCGCCCCACACCACGAGGGTGTCGTCCAGCAAACCGCGTTGTTTGAGGTCTTTGATGAGGCCTGCGGAGGCCTGATCCGTCTCCTTGGCCAATTTACGGATGTTCCCCGGCAGACCGCCATGATGGTCCCAGTCCTGATGATAGAGTTGAATGAAACGAACCCCGCGCTCCGCCAGGCGACGCGCTTGCAGGCAGTTCGCGGCAAAGGTGCCCGGCGTCTTCACATCCTCGCCATAGAGATCCAGCACGTGCTGCGGTTCATCCTCGATCCCCGTGGCTTCGGGGATGCTGCTCTGCATGCGATAGGCCATCTCGTAGTGATCGATGCGGCTGCTGATCTCGGCATCGGGTGTGCCTTCGAGCTGATGCAGATGCAGCTCCTTCAGGCGATCCAGCATCATCCGGCGACTGTCGCCGCTGATCCCCTCGGGATTGCCCAGATACAGCACGGGATCTTTCGCCGCGCGGAAAAGAACGCCTTGGTGTTTGGTCGGCAGGAAACCGCTGCCCCACAGATGCGCCCCCAGCGGCTGACCGCCTTTGCCTTTCGTGATGAGCACAGTGAAGGAAGGTAGATTCTCATTCTGCGCGCCTAAACCATAACTCAACCACGCCCCCATGCTTGGGCGTCCGGCGATCTGGGAACCGGTCTGAAAAAACGTCACGCCAGGGCCATGGTTGATGCTCTCGGTAAACATGGATTTCACCACGCACAACTCATCGGCCACGCTGGCGGTGTGAGGCAGCAGTTCGCTATACCAGCCACCCGCTTGGCCATGCTGCGTGAACTTGAAGGGCGAACCGACCATCGGGATGGAGCTCTGATTTCCCGACATGCCCGTGAGCCTCTGGCCACCACGCACGCTGTCGGGGAGCTTCTCGCCATGGCGCTTGTTCAACAGCGGTTTGTAATCATACAGATCCAGGTGCGAAGGCCCGCCGGACATGAACAGATAAATGATGCGCTTCGCCTTCGGCGGCACATGCGGAGCCCCGAGAATCCCCGCATCCGCCCCCAGCGCCTGCTCACGCCCCAGCATCTCTGCCAAAGCCACGCCGCCCAGCCCCAGGCCAAAACGATTGAGGAGCTGACGGCGGTTGATGAAGTGATGCGAGGGCACCTCGACTCCGTTTGGAAGCGTGCGTTCAGATTTCATGGCTGAGAGAACAAAATGGGGAAGGGCGATGACCACGAATTTCACGAAGAGACACGAAGGCTAAACGGCTGGCGATGTTCGTGATCCATGGACTCTGACGATTCGTGATCATTCGTGAGATTCGTGGTTAAAGGCGTGCCCATTCACCGCTTCACCACGCAGGCGTCGTGGTTCATGAGGGCTTGGGCGAGGATGGTGGCGGCAGCGGATTCGGCGAGAGGCAGGTCGGGAGTTGGCTTGGAGTTGCCGTGTTGGAGCAATGCCTCGGCTTCTTGAGGGTGCGCTTGGTAGTGCTTCCGTTGATCTTGATAAAGCTGTGTGCAGATCTCTCGCTCACGAGCATCGGGCCTGCGGCTGAGGCAGCGGAGAAAGCCCTGCTCGATCATCGTTTCCAGCTTGCCTTGAGCTTCTCGGTGCAGGCTTTCGCCCAAGGCGCGTGCGGCTTCCACATACTGGGTGCCGTTCAGCAAAATGAGCGCCTGGAGCGGGCTGTCGGTGCGTTCGCGTTTGGCGCTACACACGGCGCGGCGTGGGGCATCGAAGGCGACCATAGCCGGAGGTGGGCTGGTGCGACGCCAAGTGGTGTAAACACTGCGGCGATAGACGCTCGTGTCCTTGCTCACCTCTACGGGCTTGAAGGCCTCCGTCATCTCATAGGGGTTCACAGGAGGGCCGCCGACCTGTCTCCCCAGCAGTCCTGAGGCGGCCAGGGCATTGTCACGAATCATCTCAGCGGGCAGACGGAAGCGTGGGCCACGAGCCAGCCACTGATTCTCGGGGTCATCGGCCATGAGGGCGGGATCGGCGATGCTGCGCTGGCGGTAAACCTCACTGCTGACGATCTCGCGCAGCAGGGCTTTGACATCCCAACCGGACTCGATCAATCGCAGTGCGAGATAATCCAGCAGCTCGGGATACAGAGGCTTCTCACCCTGGCTGCCGAAGTCCTCGCTGGTTTTGACCAAACCGCGCCCGAACAAACTATGCCACAAACGATTAACGATGACACGCGCCACCAGCGGATGCTCAGGTGAGGTCAACCAGCGGGCCAGACCGAGACGATTCTTCGGCGCATCTTTCGGGTAAGGCGAAAGCGAGGCGGGAGTGACGGGCGGCGCTTCCTCCCCGCGCTTGTCATACTCGCCCCGGAAGAGCACATAGGCTTTCTTGGGCTGCGGCAGCTCCTGCATGACCATGATCTCCGGAGCCCCGTCCATGAGTTCGGTCAGCTCCCGGCGTGCTTCTTTCAAGTCGGCCAGCTTTGACTTCAAACCGGCATCAAGGGGCTGGGAAACATCTCGTGAGAACACCCAGAGATCATCCACCGCACCGCCTTTGAAACCGCGATCGCGGAAGCGTTCGCCGAGGCTGATGGTATCACCACCGCCACCGGTAATGTCCTTGGTCAGATGATCCCGAATCGTCTCCACCTGGGCCTGCTGGCCGTTGATGAAAATCTTCAGCCCGTTCGCACGGCTGCTGCCATCGTTGGTCACCACCACATGCACCCATTCATTGAGCGGCAGCGTCTGCTGGGCACGAATCGAGATGGCATCGCCTGGCCAGAAGTGAATGAGGGACCACTTCAGTTTACCCTCTTCAATGAGCAGTTCATAACCACGGCTTGCGGCATCCGTCCAGGCTCGGGAGCGATGCAGCACCACCGCACGTTCTTTGACATCCGGTGTCTTGATCCAGAGGGACAGGCTGAAGGGATCATAGCGATGAAAGTTTCCCACCGGGGTATCCACCGGATCATCGCCCGTGAAGAGGATGGCTTGCCCCAAGCGCCCCGGCGCCAGCTTGTTTTCCCCCTTGAGAGTCGCGGCGGTTTCCGGCGCTTTGGCCTTCGGGTCTTTTTTGGGGGCTTTTGCTGACGGGGTGGTTTGAGCTACCACGCGTTTGTTGTCTTCCACATTCTCTCTGGACTGGGGGGGAGAGGGATTCAGAGAATCCTCGAGTTTATTACCGTCGAGATTGTTGAAGGTGAAGTGTGCGATCTGGCCTTCCAGTGATGCGGACACCCTGTCCCGCGACTGCGGTGATCCTGCCCGCAATTGGAGGATCGTATCAAGCTCAGTGCGGTCAGGAGTGCCCACATCCCTTTCCAGCTTCGCGATCTTGGCTTCCAATTCCGATTTCTTCTTCTTGTTAGGCTTGTCCAGAATCTTCATCGCGGGCGTCGGTGCCGATTGAGTAAAGAAGGAATACAGACCCGCTTCATCAATGTTCTGAAGGAAGGCGGAGAGGCCGTAATATTCCTTCTGCGAGATGGGGTCATACTTGTGGTCGTGGCAGCGCGCGCACTCGAAGGTGAGGCCCAGGAAAGCCGTGGCGAAGGTCTGCACACGATCCGCTACGTATTCGATGCGATACTCTTCCTCCACCGACCCGCCCTCGCTCTCCTGCTGATGCAGGCGATTGAAAGCGGTGGCTAACACCTGATCCTCCGTGGCATTCTGCAGCAGATCACCGGCCACCTGCCAGGTGATGAATTGATCCAGCGGCAGGTTGTCATTGAACGCGCGGATGACCCAGTCCCGCCACATCCAGACCTCACGCGGACGATCCACCTGAAAGCCATAGCTATCGGCATAGCGGGCCACATCCAGCCAATCCACGGCCATGCGCTCACCATAGGCCGGGGAGGCCAGGAGCCGCGAGATGAGATCCGCATAGGCACCCTGGGCATCGTGCTGGGCCTTCGCAGTGAAAGCCTGCACCTCCGTAGCACTCGGGGGCAATCCGGTCAGGTCAAAGCTGGCACGGCGGATGAGCGTCTCCGCATCAGCCGGGGGCTGAAGTTGCCGTTGACGAGCCTTAAGGCCGGTCTTCACCAAATGATCAATCGGCGTGACCTCCCCTGCGGCCTGAGCTTCCGCCTTCCAGCGTGGCATCTGGGTCTGATCCGGTGCGATGAAGCTCCAGTGCTTTTGATACTTCGCCCCTTCATTCACCCAGCGCTGGAGTGTGGCGATTTCACGTTCGGTTAGGCGACCCAACTTCGATTCTGGTGGCGGCATCACCTCATCGGCATCGTGGGTGAGCACACGCTCGATGATCACGCTCTTGGCCGCATCTCCCGGCACGATGTGCCCCTCCGTCACCGCGGCTTCCCGTTCATCCAGACGCAGGCCCGCCTTGCGCGTCTTGGGATCGAAGCCATGACAGTGAAAGCATTTGTCCGAGAGGATGGGGCGGATATCCCGATTGAACTCCAGTTCCGCCGCCACACCGGGCAGAGCGGTGAGCGAGAGCAGCAGCAGGGGGATGGCATTCTTGCAGATCATGTCACCTCATGTTACGTGAAAAGGCCGTGTCACATTGTCTGTATTCTGTGTCTGATCGTGAGCCATTCCATGCAGAATTCAGGCATGAGGCGAGCTTGAAACCACTTTTTTCATGTCGGATTCTTGATTTATCATGCTGAGCAGGCCCAAGTATCTGAACTACACCACCGCCCACGGCGTCAGCCTCTCCGGCATGGAACGCGCAGGCTGGTCGGCGTTTTTGATTCATGAAAGCGGCTACCATCCGGCTCTGGAGGACTGGAATCATCCCGGTGTGGATAGCCCCTTCTGGCGATTTTATTACAACCCCAAACCGGGATGCCATCTCCAGCACGAGGCGCGGCAGATCCCGCTCACGCCAGAGGCGGGAGTGCTGATCCCGCCTAACACCTTGTTTGACTGCTGTGCCCCGGTCTCGGCCTGCCACTACTGGCTGCACTTCACCGTCAGTCGCCTCGCCGGGCCGATACCGCGCGGCCCGGTGGTGATCCCACTGGATGAACCCCTGCGTGTGCTTATCGAGGCCGCCTTGCGCACCCATGCGGCCCCTGCCAGCGAGGCGCGGGATCAGCGTCTGCACCATCAGAGCGCGGCCCTGCTGCACAGCGTCTTTGCTGGGCTGGATCTTCCGCCTGCCCCCACCCTACCGGAGCCCCTGCTGGCCGTGCTTACCCTCATTCAAAAAGCCCCGCAGGCCCAGCTCTCCAATGGCTTCCTGGCGGATCGTGCGGGCATGCCGCTTGAGCGTTTCATCCGCCTTTTCCGCCAGCACACGGGACAAACCCCTGCCGCCTACGTCATCGCCACACGCCTGCGGTTAGCTCGCGAGGCCTTGGTGCTGACGGACAAAACCATCGATCAAATCGCCGTCGAATGCGGCTTTCCGAATCGCCATTACTTCACCCGCATGTTCACCCGCCAGCAAGGCTGCGGCCCCGCTGAGTTCCGCGCACGCCAGCATCAGCGGAGAGGGAGGTAAGGGTTTAGCACGGATCTTGTAAAAAGGGTTCGTCTAGGCTGCGTAGATAGAAGCCTTTCCAACCATGTTTTTACGTTCTCTGATTTTCGCTTTGGGTTTCACGGCTGTTCTTTGCGCGGCAGACAAAGACCAGCATATCATTCTCATCAGCATTGATGGTTTTCCCGCATGGATGTGGAAAGACCCTTCTTTGCCGGTCCCAACATTACGCAAGTTGGCGTCTGAAGGGGCACAATCTGAGGCGATGACAGTCTCCAACCCCTCTATTACCTGGATCAATCACACCACCATGGTCACCGGAGTCAATCCACAAAAGCATGGCGTGCTCTTTAACGGGCTCTTGGTTCGCCAGGAGGGGAACAAACCGCCAAGGATTGAGCAATGGGCACCGAAAAACCGCCTCGTCCATGTCCCAACGATCTACGACATTGCTCACAAAGAGGGCCTCACAACCGCTGAGGTGGATTGGGTCGCTATCAAGAACGCGGATACTATTGATTGGAGCTTTGAGGAGATTCCAGATGCCAGCCGTCCAATCGAACAAGAAATGATTGCGGCAGGGATTATGACGGAAGAGCAGGTAGGATGGATGACCCCTGGGCCTCAACGTAAAAATATGGCTTGGCACGATCTCATGTGGACCCGAGCTGCCAGTCACATTTTCAAGTCACATCAGCCTAATTTGTTATTGTATCACACATTGAATTCGGATGGAACCCATCATCGCTACGGCCCGGCCAATATGGCTAGTTACACGGCCCTGGCATACGCAGATCGTTTGGTCGGCGATCTGGTGCAGGCGGTGGATGAATCTGGGTTGAGAGACAAAACGACTTTTGTGATCGCTACCGATCACGGTTTCAAAAAAGTGTCCAAGTTTGTCTATCCAAATGTGGTTCTGAAAAACGCAGGTTATGCTCGCGCATTTGGCAATGCTATCACTCAGTGTGACGTCGCTGCAATGACTCAGGGCGGTCTCTGTTTTGTCTATGTACTAGACCCTGCCAGGAAGTCTGAGATGCTGCCTAAACTCAAAGAACTCTTTGCTTCTACAGAGGGTATTGAAAAAGTCATCGACGGCAGTGAGGGGCCCTCTCTCGGTATGCCTACACCCACAGAAAACCAAGGGATGGGTGATCTTGTTCTGTATGCTAAAGCTGGCTATGCTTTTAACAACGCCGCAGCAGGTGAAGCGGTGACCGCCCCGAGCATCGATTACGGGGGCACGCATGGCTATCTCAATAGTGATCCTGAATTGGATGGCATCTTCATAGCCTCAGGCAAAGGTATCAAAAAAGGCACTGTGTTATCGCGGATGGCTAATCTGGATATCGCTCCTACAATCGCCCGACTGTTGGAAATCGAGATGCCGTCGATGGATGGCCGTGTACTGGAAGAGATCTTGGACGTAAAGTGAGATCTGTCGCTGATCGACGGCTGATCCCTCAACGAAAATCAGGTTACCAGTCGAAGCCTTATGCTGCCTTCCTGTCTGGCTCCATGTCGCTGAGTTGCACATCCAGCGCACGGCAGGAGATCACCACTTCATTCAAAGTTAGGCTCAGGGAGAGGATCATGAAGATGAGGCTGATG
The DNA window shown above is from Prosthecobacter debontii and carries:
- a CDS encoding sulfatase family protein, whose translation is MFRSFFKPLTFLALAAALHAADKPNFIFILCDDLGYGDVRCLNPEGKIATPNMDRIAKEGVTFTDAHTPSSVCTPTRYGTVTGRYNWRTKLQSGVLGGLSPHLIATDRMTVASLLKAQGYNTACIGKWHLGMDWVIKEGQTVSELTIESREQAWSVDFTQPAKNGPNSVGFDYYFGISASLDMVPYCFIENGRVTVQPTEDRELEMVQGETKRYTRKGPAAPGFTGYEVLPTLASKASAYVAEKAADAKAGKPFFIYLPFTSPHTPILPNPEWRGKSGLNQYGDFVMETDAAVGRVLKALDDNGLAENTVVVLTSDNGCSPSADYPALLAKGHNPSGKLRGHKADIYDGGHRVPFLVRWPAKVKGGQTTTQLTCLTDFMATTAEITGTRLPDNAAEDSFSFLPVLLGQESDALRQSVVHHSIGGYFAIREGKWKLAFCPGSGGWSEPRPGKEPKDAPSVQLFDLEADLGEQTNLQAEHPEVVANLTMKLKQIIADGRSTPGDKQTNDVPVDMVKPSPPAPKKGKKK
- a CDS encoding zinc metallopeptidase encodes the protein MLALFILVLALCFGVCQWAAGRADVVKSQGLKERAPTAHTATEMVKLFLAYEGAQDVEVVEYDGVVTDYFDPARRKLFLRPRIARSTSMGAWAVALHEAGHALQTDSALSDLKWRQTVIRLNRYGPFFALVAAGGLLFLRLPPRIAVLLMVACCVIFLLLNLGTLAVEYNANARLRRFLEKHLDRYPDALDRLNGYLGRMAVREVGDLIQSPRYFFLSALPGSGKLRPTVTEPKKDEET
- a CDS encoding FAD-dependent oxidoreductase; translation: MHEAPSRHFDIAIIGGGFAGVYCAQQILKRLGGEKLRVGIIASENHMVFQPMLPEVVGGSLSPQHVVNPIRMICEAADVLKGEVTALDLESRVLTLDGGRFTPNVTVTFDHLMLAPGAGVDLSRIPGMSEHAYLMRTVGDAMKLRAAIISRMEEANLITKHQQRKEMLSFVVVGGGYSGVETAGQIQDLIAGVLRYYDNIRPDEPSVTVVHSGERVLGMLGPRLGDYTRECLEKMGVKLIFQKRVRAVTARTVQLNDGTTIPTSLVVCTVGNAPNPILVTLGEKGQLPLERGKVVVEATGQVKGLDKVWAAGDCASFPKADGGLCPETAQFAMRQGALIGHNIISALQNKPLKPFKFTGLGELATIGHRKAVAMVLGLRFSGLLAWFMWRSVYLMKLPGLDRKLRVMAEWTFELFFPRDINLLTPSFSSPLGEMHLEKGDSLFRSGEPAQSLYAVKKGCVEITDASGQLVKAARAGEHFGERALLGDGIWRFDATATEPSELVAIDGDTFKTLANSIGSLGSLFRSTAQQYHLPEEILQTVNAIPEATRLSTAADVMTRNIASLTCTQTVQDAVAEFQAHPHSTYPVTDAGKVIGLLRRSIAYDWLKNHGLTCRDQLQDLPLTTPFCVRSDMPVPELVQTLMRSGVSKAVVVDAENYLLGMVTVFDLLKGAAA
- a CDS encoding phospholipase D-like domain-containing protein is translated as MPRSSPDDDAEPPSFPARSFPSAQPRLRGIGGGLVLVLMMCLAACTGGSVRHPATQPPVPASILEGQKTIEASNHQRTVHRQGTSGFELLADGQEAFLARLAVVETAQKTLDFQYFIWQDDTLGTAFAERLLAAADRGVKVRLLLDVTFKAQSEVRSAVLAAHPNIQIGFFNPMTKLSGIFAGNPLPVIGEIDRMQSRMHNKLLIADRKVVIGGGRNLADTYFGVDPRHNMRDLDFIAAGPVVTAAAKSFDLYWDSPLTRKGDPAKLTAEDREDLQDLRRKINRKKRFLAWRREFPFPLLLSAEKARSLLSDFERRMVWADYEFVADPPERMLRQGRVSSPVWHTVEGAVGEARREVLMHAAYLIPQEDTLELFHRVTDRGVTFRILTNSLGSIDGLSAMSGIANRRKDVLEAGISLHEMDAHAPSRRDYVRARRLTPMGMHSKGLVVDDHISFVGSYNMDPRSKYINTETGVIIDSPVFAQRLKAYLETDLKPENCWRITCEKGRITWTRQLPGKRLEVHHHDPHTPFKRRVIYWLFTHLPWEDLL